TCGCGTCGAAAGAACGACCCCGGGATCCTCCCGCCGGCGTACAGCCTTTCTTCATAGTCGACCGTGAGCGGGAAGAAGTCGATGCCCTCGCGCGGGGTCATCGACAGGGTGGCCGCGGCCAGGAGCAGGGTGTCGTTCAGGCGGACGGTAACCGCCCCCCCGGCCTGTGCGGCCAGCTTGCCAGTCTCAAATGTCAGGGTCTTGCCGTCGATCGTCGTGTGGAACGTTCTTGCGGTTGACATGAATTGCCCCTTTCTCGCCGGGGAGGGGGCGAGTCAGGGACTGGAGTGCGGCCGTCAGCCGATGACCGGGCACCGTCACACAGACCGTGCTGGTCACCTGATGAACGCGCTCCAATTCCCGACCCGTCGCTCCCTCCAGGACGGATGCTCGGATTCTATAGGATAGCCACGCGCAATGCCACCGGCTGTTCTGCCGGCTGCGCTGCGGATCCAAGGAACGGACGGCCCGCTGGGTGTGGTGATGGCGCGGAAGGCGTCTACTTGCGGCGGATGGCCAGCCGATCGGTCAATCCGAGGTAGCCGGATGGGTTGGTCTTCTTCAGGTAAGCCAGATGGCGTTGGCGCTGGCCGACCAGTTTCAGCAGCCCGCGGCGAGACGACTCGTCATGCTTGTGGGCCCGCAGGTGCTCGGTCAGCGTGCCAATGCGCTGGGTCAGCAGCGCGATCTGAACCTCGGGCGAGCCGGTGTCAGCGCCGTGCCGGTGGTACTCCCCGATCAGCCGGGTCTTGTCTTCCTTGGTGATGGTCATGACGTCTGCTCCTCATGCAGGTCACCCAGCCCCCAGTTGCTGATGCCAACCAGGAACCGGTCTAGTCAGTATGGTCGGCATTATAACAGGTGCCCACTACCCCTTCAAGGCAAGCCGCAGCCTGACCTGCAGGTCCGAGGGAAAGCGGTCAAGCAGTTCGCGCAGGTCACGTTCGCTACCAGGCGCGCTGCGGCTGTGCTCATGCATCAGGTAGGCGGCGACTTCGGCCGGGGTGGCAGCGGCGAGGGCTCGGAGTAGGTCGAGACGGGCTTGCTGCGCAGCCGGCGCACGGAGGCTGGGCAAACGATAGAGCAGGTCGATCATGGGAGCAAGGCGCTCAGGCTCTGCTGGCTCAACGGCTGCCCGCAGCGCAATGAAGGCAAAGGTCCGCCGCGCCGGCTCCTTGCCGCGGATCCAGTCTTCAGTCAGGGCCAGGAAGGCCTCGGGGTCGGCGCAGCGCCAGCCTCGCCAAGCCGTGGCTGCCAGGAGCTCCTGCAAGCGATCATCCAATCCGGGGCGCAACCGATCCTCGACCCAAGCCGCTGCCCGGGGATCGGCCTGCGGCTCGACGACTGCCGCCGCCAGGAGGTAGGTCTCGTGATGGCCGGCCGCCCACAACCGGTCAGCGACCTCCCAGGCCTGCGC
The DNA window shown above is from Anaerolineales bacterium and carries:
- the rpsO gene encoding 30S ribosomal protein S15 — encoded protein: MTITKEDKTRLIGEYHRHGADTGSPEVQIALLTQRIGTLTEHLRAHKHDESSRRGLLKLVGQRQRHLAYLKKTNPSGYLGLTDRLAIRRK
- a CDS encoding DNA alkylation repair protein, translated to MPAVDPARLRRETQTLLLEFDRPAELVEGVLSLLDFYADRTSRPGAYAAMRAPQRTFSAPAPVVNSLRSALGREAADRPAQAWEVADRLWAAGHHETYLLAAAVVEPQADPRAAAWVEDRLRPGLDDRLQELLAATAWRGWRCADPEAFLALTEDWIRGKEPARRTFAFIALRAAVEPAEPERLAPMIDLLYRLPSLRAPAAQQARLDLLRALAAATPAEVAAYLMHEHSRSAPGSERDLRELLDRFPSDLQVRLRLALKG